The Setaria viridis chromosome 6, Setaria_viridis_v4.0, whole genome shotgun sequence genome contains a region encoding:
- the LOC117859899 gene encoding protein GLUTAMINE DUMPER 2 → MRPGAGFNVTAAAAAKAVAAPAVAGSAAHSAWHSPVPYLFGGLAAMLGLIAFALLILACSYWKLSGYLEGGAGRGDEDGSGADGAKPAASDLPPPIWEEKILVIMAGDVKPTYLATPMSSRASSFGDRSNKGDDEAEKKVQEVAMASIKDAEQNGEHSESRREREEHHIPEV, encoded by the coding sequence ATGAGGCCGGGAGCAGGGTTCAAtgtgacggcggcagcggcagcgaagGCCGTGGCCGCGCCAGCGGTCGCCGGCAGCGCCGCGCATTCCGCATGGCACTCGCCGGTGCCGTACCTCTTCGGCGGCCTTGCCGCGATGCTGGGCCTCATAGCCTTCGCCCTCCTCATCCTCGCGTGCTCCTACTGGAAGCTCTCCGGGTACCTGGAGggtggcgccggccgcggcgacgaggacggctCCGGCGCCGACGGCGCGAAGCCGGCGGCCTCggacctgccgccgccgataTGGGAGGAGAAGATACTTGTGATCATGGCTGGGGACGTGAAGCCGACGTACCTCGCCACGCCCATGTCGAGCAGGGCGTCCTCCTTTGGAGATCGGAGCAACAAGGGCGATGACGAGGCCGAGAAGAAGGTGCAAGAAGTCGCCATGGCTAGCATCAAGGACGCCGAGCAGAATGGTGAGCACAGTGAGAGCCGGCGAGAAAGAGAGGAGCACCACATCCCTGAGGTGTGA